In Magnolia sinica isolate HGM2019 chromosome 12, MsV1, whole genome shotgun sequence, a single genomic region encodes these proteins:
- the LOC131221902 gene encoding uncharacterized protein LOC131221902, with protein MQLGLRYDGGSVPFEEDLLVPSDDDRMELLGMMPDASDFFSHLFRLLWLSLNFARRVPETEAATVVKARALILYTMGAMIFYHGNELVSSCLLSLVADITFPTSYNWNAALLAHLYEGLDKANRCISRSLTGFYLVIKVYFFDHFPYLVPTLIDHSPPFLHMMLWYKDNHSCTRMLSDLAWRSNVDALVLNDFRTRPYLRSNAALTPGAQEAFQASRRHRILEDPHVKKCYLGERLFWQLTGSLLVPLSPLSGPSNWRSVPEWELTAALEGFDASAFIDLKREYSSWCEQYGIGLILQSGYAPGDGTHFAGGGLLVPHFCRKDTDAYLPDDD; from the exons ATGCAGTTGGGTCTTCGATATGATGGAGGATCCGTTCCTTTTGAGGAGGATCTTCTGGTACCTTCTGATGATGACAGGATGGAGTTGTTGGGGATGATGCCGGATGCTTCAGATTTTTTCAGCCATCTATTTAGGCTGCTTTGGCTATCCTTGAACTTTGCTAGACGCGTCCCCGAGACTGAGGCCGCGACCGTGGTGAAAGCCCGTGCTCTGATTTTGTACACTATGGGGGCGATGATTTTCTATCACGGGAACGAGCTGGTGAGTTCCTGTCTGTTATCACTTGTGGCTGATATCACCTTTCCCACATCGTACAATTGGAATGCAGCCCTCCTTGCCCATTTGTATGAGGGGCTGGACAAGGCCAATCGCTGCATTAGCCGATCTTTGACTGGTTTTTATCTGGTCATCAAG GTTTACTTTTTTGATCATTTTCCCTATCTGGTGCCCACTTTGATCGACCATTCTCCTCCTTTTCTGCATATGATGCTGTGGTATAAAGACAACCACAGCTGTACACGTATGCTTTCCGATCTCGCCTGGAGGTCGAATGTAGATGCCCTTGTCCTTAATGAT TTTCGGACCAGGCCGTACCTCCGGTCGAATGCAGCACTCACCCCTGGAGCTCAGGAGGCTTTTCAGGCCTCACGACGGCATCGCATCCTGGAGGATCCTCATGTGAAGAAGTGCTATCTTGGAGAGAGGCTCTTCTGGCAGCTGACTGGCAGTCTATTGGTTCCACTTAGTCCATTGTCTGGTCCATCTAATTGGAGGTCGGTGCCCGAGTGGGAGTTGACTGCTGCTTTGGAGGGCTTTGATGCCAGTGCCTTCATTGATCTAAAGAGAGAGTATAGCTCTTGGTGCGAGCAGTACGGTATTGGCCTGATTTTGCAGTCTGGCTACGCTCCAGGTGACGGTACACATTTTGCTGGAGGAGGGCTTTTAGTTCCTCACTTTTGTCGAAAGGATACAGATGCATATCTCCCTGACGATGATTAA